The bacterium genomic sequence GGGGGAAAACCGGGGATCACAGTCGACATGAAGCGTCATGGCGTCGATGTGAAGTCCTTTGTACCAGAGCAACTTATCACGGAAATCGGCCGTCTGTTCCAGGCTCCATAGATGGGGCCTGATATCCGCATGAAATCGCTTGGGGCGGGCCGTATAGGTGTTGAAATCAAGAACGTCCTCAACCGGTCTGCGGCCTGGTGGCGGGGGCGAATCATCCGGATATCCGATACAAACAACTCCGAAATTCTTCAGGTAAGCAGGAGCCCCAACAGCCTTGCGAATCCCATCGGGCACACGGATCCCACCAAGATAGATCGCACCCAAATCATGGGCTTCTGCGGCGAACAATAGAGCGGCAATCGCCATTCCCATGGAAATCTGCGCTGTACTGCAGGGATTGCGCAACTCCAGGGATGTGTCATAAAAAACGGCAATAAGGACGGGGGCATCATGGAAGTAGGATTGCTGGGCATCACTCATCCGACAGGCTTTCATTCTCACCTCGGGATCTGTGATGGCGACAAACTGCCACAACTGCCGATTGCAGGCAGTAGGAGTCATGGTGGCCGCCAGAATGAGTCGCTCAATCAGGTGACGGGGAACAGGCGCATCTTTAAAAACACGAGTGCTGCTTCGGCGTTCGAGCATCGCCAAAAAAGCATCACCGGATGAACCTGTAATTCCGTTTGCAGAGGCAGTCTGATTCATGGGGGTTGAGTGTAATCAACTGGTGTGGACGACGCAATCGGAATAGACGTAATCGACGGCACATTTTCAGCCTCGTGTCCGGCATACCAAACAGCCACCACCATACCGACGAAGATCATCATCATGAAATACATAGGTGTCTGCCGGTAACCAAGTTGGAGGCAACTTTGAAGATGATCGACCAATAAGGCCGTCGTGGAGGCCACCGCCAAAGCATGAAACAAACTCTTCCCTTTGCGCACATAAAAGGGAAGCGCCAAGCCCGCAAATCGAAGCCAGAAGAAGGCCAGGGCGATAACCCCCGGTATCCCTAACTCCCCCAACGTCAGATACCAATTGTTGTGGGCCGGCGTTCCGGGGGGTAAATCAGGATCAACATCCCCTGCATATTTCAACCAAGACCATGCCGAGAAATTACCAAGACCAACCCCCCAGGCATGGTCTTTGGCCATCAAGCGACCTTCCTGATTGTAAAGTCCCCGGTACGCCAGATCAGCGGACGCGTCCTGCTCACCGCCGAATCGATTCATGAGGGTATTCAGTGCCATTGCCAGGACAACCACAGCCACTACCAAGCCGATAAAAAGCAGTACGATATTTTTTACGTTAAAGTGGCGCGGCAACAAAACCATGGCATTCAACCAGATTCCCAGAACCAAACCAGCGAGGCCACCACGAGAAATGGTCAGAATAACAGAAATAGCGGCGCACAAGGTTAAGAAACCGAACACCAGGCTACCCAACCACTGGCGACGCTGGAGCGCAAATGCAAAAACGAACGTCCCCAGCATGGCCATATAGGTCGCTAAACTGTTGGGGTGCCCCAACGTCGCACGAACCCGGTTGATGCCATACAGATAGCGTGAACTGACAGCCAACCAGGTCATGTAAAGTGCCGTCAACCCTATGCCGAACAAGATCGTCTGAGCCGTCTTTTCATCCCTGACGTAGTTCACGATGACGAGATAGAGAAGAAATCCTCGGAATATTTTACTCAGCTCAAAAAGAGGATACAGGCCCACCTCAAATTGCTCATAGGGAATGAGTTTTGCCTCTTCAGGAACAGTAATCAATGAACCCGCAAGTAACCAGGATACTATCCCGACAGCCAGATAGATCAGGGTTGGAATCGTCAGAGGGGGGAACCAGCGAAACGGAACTTCTTTGCGCTTGAGCAGCATTGTGATCATCAGGATCCACACACAGATATCCACTAAACTTATCTCGAACCCCCGGGTGTTGGCCCGGTAGAATTCCCTGGAAACAAAATTTATTCCCACTAAATCCGGCTCACAGGTTGCCCACACCAGAACCACAGCGACAACGTGCATCATCGACTGCCAGGTCTTGCATATCAGCACGCCGATGGGAATACCGAACACTACCACCAGCAAAAATATGATGTACTTCGCTTCCATTCCATTGATTTCGTGTTCTGACCGACAGGGGGGCGAGATAAAGGAACACGTTATTTTCCTTTTCTTTCAGCATAGAATCAATAATATCCTGCTTTGGTCAACACTCTTTTATCATGAATACAGACAACCCCTACGATCCTTCGGTTCAAGTTATCCTGGGTATCCCCTTCAATAATGTATCCTTTGCTGAAGCGGTAGAATGGGTACATCGTCGCGTCATCTCACGTACCCCTGGCTACATTGCCACAGCCAATTTGGATTTTGTAAAGCTGGCCTGGGAAGATCCTGAATTGCAACGCATCCTACTTGAGGCGGATCTGGTTGTGGCTGATGGTTTCCCCATTGTCTGGCTGTCGAGCTTGCTGGGGCCTGCCCTGAAGGAACGAGTAACAGGTAGTGACCTGGTCCCCATGATGGCCGCAATGGCCGCTGAAAAAGGACACAGTCTATATCTCCTCGGCGGCGCGCCCGGTGTAGGGGAAAAAGCAGAGAACTCGCTCCGGAAACGTTTTCCCGAAATCCGGATTGCCGGGTGTTATTCCCCGCCCTTGGCTGACGTCATTTCCATGAATCATTCAGGTATTCTCGAGCGGCTTGAAACCGCAAATCCGGACATACTTCTAGTAGCTTTCGGGGCACCAAAGCAGGAAAAGTTCGCCAACATTCATGTCCGGAACTGGTCCGTTCCTGTTTCTATCGGCGTGGGAGGGACATTGGATTTTCTGGCTGGAACGCAAACCCGTGCCCCGCGTTTTGTCCAAAAGATATCACTGGAATGGCTGTGGCGATGGCTAACGGCGCCGCGGCGGCTGACTAAACGCTATGTTGATGATTTTGTGTTTTTACTGACGTCCTGCTGGCGTCTGTTGACCTTACGGGTCCGTTCAGATCATGCTTCAGAAGTCGATCCCCACGATACTATGGGCGAAGTGGATTCTCCTGAAATCTTTTGGACACGCTACCCCTTTCAGTCAAAAGAGAGCTTGGAACATCTGTTCATTACGGCGCAAACTCAATCCATTGCCCTCGACATTAGGGGAATCTCGTGGTTTTCCAGCACTGAACTAGGGGGGCTACTACAACTGGCGAAAACCTGTCGTCGCCATGACCGCCGATTGATCCTATACCATGCTGGAACCCGGGTGAAGCGACTGCTCTTAACCTGCCGCCTTATGGAGTATCTAGAGTTGGCCGAATCCAAAGCTGAGGTTCAGTCTTACTTAACCAGTATTTTGCCAGGCATACAGAAAGGCCGCACCTACAGGGGGGATGGAAATCAACTGGTCATTCAAACACCCCGGGAACTCACCGCCGCCAATATGTCTGAATTCAAATCCGAAATTGAACCTGAATGCAACCATTCCCCCGCCTACTCGGCTTGGGTCGCGGATCTCCAGCACACCAAATTCGTCGACAGTTCGGCTTTGGGATTGTTTGCGGCTTGGCGGAAAAGAGCGACTCAAAACAGTATTCCGTTGAAGTTTATCAACGCTCAAAAAAACGTAGCTCAGACGTTTCGCATTGCAAAAGTGGAATCCTGGCTCGACTCGCCCCCACCCTGAACAAAAGGCATTCCCTCGTATAGTGAGGGAGATTAACCCCTGTTATCTGTCCGCGTGCTGAGGAATCTCAGAGGTCGATTGAGCAACAAGGACAAAATCATTTTGACATCCCCAAAAAAAGAACGGAACCGGGCGTAATACAAGGCATGGGCCAAGTGTCCTCCTGGTTCCGCATAATCTTGCGAATCGGTTTCATAGACAAGCACGGCGGGGAAATACTCTTTAAGTTGGAACTTTAACGAGGTTTCTTCGGGAGAAGCCATCGGTCGTACGCCACACAACCAGAGTTGCCCCATCACAACCCTGCAAAGCCGTGGAAATAGATCAAGGTTCAACGCCTGAAACAGCGTGCTTATGCCTGAACCGGATTCGGGAATTGGAACAAATTCGGAAAGCGGACCGACTCGCGCCCCTGTTAAATGAAAAGAAGCTTTCCGGAATCGTCCCTTCCGGAGCAAGTTGATCAAGGGGTATAATACAATAAACGGCCCAGCCTGAAGTAACACTAACACCATCGCACATAGCCAACCAAACACAGCACGAAGCGCATCGCCCCATCGCACCATGGGTCGAACAGCGGCAACCAACCAGGGATCATTGATTTCAGCGATTGTTCCGCTATCAGGATCAATAAGTCGACCGCCAGCCACAATTTTACCACGGATTTCAAGCCCTCGTCCCACGTACGTTCCGTCCAGAATCACACATCGCGATAAATCGGATTGACGATCGATAATGACATGGTTGCCGATCACCGCCAGTGGCCCCACCGATGCCATGACGCCGATGCGGGAGTTATTGCCGATCGCCACCGGCGGCGTAACGGAGACGGACGGAGGAATGACAACATTATACCCGATGCTCACATCATCTATTAATGAGTAACCCGCCCGGACATATCGCGGAGCCTCCTCGCCCACGATACTCATATTCAAGGCATAGTAGTCTCGTATCGAAAGGATCAAAGCAGGCTTCAGGTTCAGTTCATTAAATGAACGGCCCTTAAGTTCTGCACGGGGACTCGCAATATGAGCCCGCAGGAAATCTGGAGAATCGCTCAACAGACAATTCACAGAACCATCCACCGAGCGATCCAGAAATACGCCCCCGGAAAAACTTGCCGCAGCACCCGTGGCGGCCAGACGATGAAGGAATACCGGGTTGCGCAAATATAACAATCCATCCACCCACTGCTCAGGATTTCGCATCAAAAAGGAATCAGGATCCTGCTCTTCCTTCAAAAAACTGTAGGTGATCGATAATCCCCACTGTTCCCCATCCCCGGCATAGCCCTCTATAAATTCCGCCCCCTCGCCCAGGATAATCCGGACATCCTTGATCCCAAGATCAATGCATACTTCGAACCAATATTCCAGAAAATGACGATTCCCGACTGGCAGTAATGGCCAGGGAATATCACCCAGAATTTCCGCCCAAGGCTGGATCAGACCCGTATGGAGAACTGCTTTCACTGGCATGCCCGGACTGCTTCGTCCACCGTATCAACAATTTCAAAAACTTTGTAAGCCCGTGTAATTTCGAAGACCATTCTTACTTTTTTTGACAAGCAGGCAATTTTTAGATCGCCGCCCCTCTCCGACACACGCTTTAACATTGCAATCAATGTGCCTAAGCCTGAACTGTCCATGAAATCCACCGACTCAAGGCTAATCACCACATTTTTTACACCACTCAACCCGGCAAACCAGTCAATGAATTGTTCCCGGAATGAATCAACCGATTCAGCTGTTAAAGCTTCCATCGGCGTAACCACCCCAATGGTTCCTCTCTCTTCAAACTTTATTTTCATAAATAGTCCCCAATATCAAAAAGCCCCACGGCCCAGCAACACTGCCGGCACAGTTTGCACCATGATTACAAGATCCTTAATCATGCTTTGACTGTGAATATACTGCAAATCAAGCCGTACCTGTTCCTTGAACGGAATCTCCGAACGCCCCTGAATCTGCCATAAGCAGGTCAACCCCGGCTTAATATGTAACCGTTTGCGATCCTCGAGAGTATATTGAGCCACTTCCCTGGGTACTGGGGGGCGCGGTCCGACAATGGAGAGATCCCCAAGCAAAACATTAAGAAACTGGGGCATCTCATCGATGCTATACCGTCGGATAAAGCGACCGACCTTCGTAATCCGGGGATCATTTTTCATCTTAAAAATAACCCCGTCCTGGGATTCATTTTGCTTTATCAACATATCCTTGAGTTGCTCGGCATTACGAAACATGGATCTGAACTTGTAAAAACGGAACACCCGGCCATTTAAACCCACCCGATTTTGGGCGAAAAAAACAGGATAGCCGTCTTCAAGACAAATGGCCACACCCACCACGATAAATAAGGGGATCAGCATCAAAATCGCCATCGCCGAGAGAGAAATATCTATAATCCGTTTAACCGAGTAGACGCTTCTCAAGCCGAATTCCCAAAAGCCTATTTTAAGAATAAGACGTGCACGCAACATTCTTATGCTGGAGCGGGAGGTCGGCAGATTCAGATCTTTAAAGAGAGCGGCCCGAGCGGTGTAAATACTTTCATTCATAGGTGTTACTCTTGTCTGAGGATTGTTACTCGGGATGGATATCCTTTGCAACTTCAAAAACCCCGAAATTTTCATGATACCGGCGAAACAGGTCTTTCCGACGGGCAATGGCCATGATGATCTCACGTCCTCGCCCCCGTTCACTCCGTGAGCTGGCCACATCGGTTCGGGCAAGCCAGCCATCCATATCCCACTCCCGCCCACTGTCTAAAAAGAACACCCGACAGAATGAATCGTATAGACGTAATTGAAAAATGATTGCCCCCCCTTCAGGAACTCGCCCATGCTCAACAACGTTAACCCCGTACTCCATGACCAGTAACCTCACTGCCCCCGCGGCTAAATCTGTCCACCCGGCTTCCAAAAGCCGCTGTTCACTGATCTCAGCAAGTTGCGCAATGGCCCTTTTGGTAGGCAGGACGGATGATTCAAATAGCACCTGAGCAGGATCCAAACAGTTTATAAAAATGGCAGTACAATCGTCCTTATCCAAATGATAGCCGTCCTGGATAAGCCGTTCCATCAACCCTTCAGGCGGATTCACGCAGCCAGCTTTAATGGCCCGAATAAGCCCTGACTTCACACCAACGACCCCGCAGGCATCATCACGCTGTCCCCGGTAAGCTTCAGAAAGGCCGTCCGTATAGATCAATAAAGAAGTCCCTGGAGTTGCAGACACAGTCATTTCGCCAAGAGATGCCGCGTCAGCCCCGACACAATCGTCGAGTTCAAACCCAATGGGGAAAGTTCCATCTCCAGACAGAGGACGCGCTTCCGCGAAGGCCTGACCATGCCAAACCAAAGGCTCAGGATGCCCGCAATTCATGCACTTCCATACCCGGGTGTCAGGATCATATAATGCCAGGAATAGCGAGGCATAGATTTCCTGATTCGTTACATTCCTCCTGAATCGTTCCTCAATCTTGCGATGCACCATCGCCAGCCCCTGATCACCATATCCAAGAAGCACCTCAGTAATAATCACCTTCAACAGTGATGCAACCATGGCTGCGCCCACCCCATGTCCCGATACATCACCGACATAGACACACACACGCCCGCTCGGCAACTTGATGGCGTCAAATACATCACCTCCGATAGCCATACTGGGGTGGTAGGCCATCCGGATCTCGCAATCCAGCGTGATTAACGGGGTAGTTGAAAGAAGCTTCTGTTGCAAGGATCCAGCCACTCTCAACTCACGCGACATCTTTTCTTTCCACCGTTTCAAGGCATCATGGCTGCGCTTCAAATCCAGAGCGTTGCGAACTCTAGCGATCAACTCGCGCGGATTAAACGGCTTCCGTATATAATCAAAAGCGCCAGCATCAAAACCTTTTTCAATGTCCGCAATATTGGCCAGGGCTGTCACCATGATCACAGGAATGTCCTGGGTTCGGGGATCCTCCTTTAAGGAATGAGAAACATCGTACCCCGAGATCCCGGGCATCATAACGTCCACCAGTATTAATTCGGGAACGCTGTCACGGGCCAAGGACAAGCCCTGTTCACCGCTTTCAGCCAGTGTCACCTTGCACCCTCGCCCGACCAATAATTTCCGCAAATACTCTCGGTTGGGAAGTTCATCATCAATCACCAGAACATGCCCCTCCAATCCTATACCCTCGATCGCGCACGCCCCACTGAGCTGAGGGATAGGCATCGCCCCCACGGGTTTCGAGTCTTTTAGGTTCGTATTCATGATTCCGAAATCCCCTCCTCGCTCCATGCAGCCACCCAGTTCCGGAGCCCCTCCGATAACTCGAAACAACGGGAGTAATCGCCGCGTTTGATCCCCGCACTCAATTCCTCAGCAACTACTGACAAGGCGGGCACTCCCATCGTCCCGCCCATCCCGAGTAGCGAATGGGCCGCACGCCTGACATCCGGCTCGCTGCGCCCTGTTACCGCCGTATGAATCGATAAAACTAAATTGTTGATATGGTCTCGAAAAAGCAACACCAGTTCATCATCCAACTCAGAGGTATCCACCAAAAAAACATGACACCGGTCAGCCAATCCAGGAATCATTCCCTCAAAAGTTTTCATAGTAAGACGGTTCAGTTCATCCGGATTAGAGGCCATCACAATCCCCTACCTTTCAACGAATTAATCCCCGATTTCCAGCTCTCAAGTGCCTGTTTCAAGACCTCAACACGCACGGGCTTCGAGATATAATCATCCATCCCAGCCTCCAGACACTTCTCGCGATCCCCATCCAGGGCATTGGCCGTCATGGCAATGATCGTTACCCTGCGCCCCGAACGACCTCGTTGTTGTTCCAGCTCACGAATTCTTCCGGTCGCTTCAAACCCGTCTATAACGGGCATCTGACAGTCCATCAATATGATGTCATAATCTTGTCGCCCCGCCGCCTCGAGGGCTTCCCGGCCATTGCACACCGCATCCGTCCGAGTGTAGCCAAGCTTATGTAACTGCTTCAATGCAACCTTTTGATTCACCAGATTATCCTCGGCCAGAAGAATCCGAGCCGTCTGCTCAACCGGTTCCGGACTGCCTGCAACAGGCCTATCGGAGATAGCAGGCATCTGGCTCTTTCCCTCCGCATCCAGAACAACCATGATGGAATCTAATAATAGGGATTGCTTGACCGGCTTGAGCATCACCCGGACTCCCGGCAGATCCCTGACCGCGTCGGTCTCGGGAGACAATCCCATAGAGGTCAATACAACCACGGGAAGAGAAGCTAAGGCCGGATCACCCTTAATAGACCTGACGAGGTCTAGTCCCGTCAATTCCGGCATAGCCATATCACTCAACAAAAAAGCATAGGGGATTCCCGCAGAAGCTTTCCCCCGAATGGCGCGTAATCCTTCCTCAACGGTCGCGAAACAGTCACAGGTCATTCCCCAGGATCGCAGGATTTTATCCAAAATGAGCCGGCTGGTAGCATTATCATCAATCACAACACAACAAAGATTTTCCAGACCGGCTGGATCAGACCGGACACGTGGGCTTGACGCATGGCTTCTCAATAAGGGGAGTTGGAACCAGAACAAAGAGCCCTTCCCGACCTCACTTTGCACTCCGATGTGACCGTCCATTAATTCGATGAGCCGCCGCGAAATGGCAAGTCCCAAGCCTGTCCCACCATACTTGCGAGAAGCAGATCCATCCTCCTGCCAAAAAACCTCAAAAAGTCGCTCCTGAGCCTTAGTCGACATCCCAATGCCAGTATCCTGGACTTCAAAATGCAGCCAGAACCGGTCATCCTCCTGTCGCTCCAGCCTGACTCGCGCAACGACCTCACCCCTCTCCGTGAACTTGACTGCGTTCGACAAGAGGTTAATCATGACTTGACGTAACCGCCCGGCATCACCACGTAACATCATGGGCACATCCATTTCGACATGCGACACCATCTCGACATGCTTCGCCGCTGCTGCCTCAGCCAGAACATCAAGCGATCCCTCAATCAGATCCATCAGGTCAAAATCGTCCTGAATGATTTTAAACTTGCCCGCCTCAATCTTTGAGAAATCAAGAATTTCATTGATCAGGGAGAGAAGGGCTTCGCCGCTGGTGCCGATGGTCCGGACGTAATCAGCCTGCTCCTCAGTCAAGGGAGTCTGCGCCAACAGACCGGTTAGCCCGATCACAGCATTCATTGGAGTTCGTATTTCGTGGCTGATGTTGGCCAGGAATTCGCCCTTGGCTTTATTGGCCGCTTCTGCCGCCACCGCCAACTGATTGGAGCGTTCAATGGCCTTCTGTAATTCACCGTGCGAGGCCTCAAGTCGCTGTCGCGATGCCTCGAGGTCCTCCATCACGCTCAACATCTGAACGTGATTATGCTCCAATTCACGAGTCCGACGGCTTAAGTCCTCATTCGCCCTTTTGAGGATCAGCTCATTATTTTTCCGATCCGATATATCTACAAAACTTTCCAGCAGACAGGCCCTGCCCCGGTGTATAATCGGCCCCACTGTTTTCAAGATCGGCAACAAGGATCCATCCCTGCGCACCAATTGCCGCTCCGAGTTATCGATCTTCTGGTGAAAGTCGCTGATCGGACATTTGCCCCTTTCCGCCGGACAGACAAACTGCTGGCATCGCCTGTCTATAACCTCTTCCCGGGAGGCTCCCATCATTCGCAATGCGGCGGGGTTGGCATCGCAGATAACATGGGTTTCTTCATCAATGACCATCACCCCGACCTGAATATTGTCCAGAAGAAATTTCAGTTGGCGCTCACTTTCCGCAGCATCAACATCCTTCTTCTTTCGCTCAGTAATATCCACTGCAGAACCGATCAATTCAATCACTACCCCATTTCGTATTCTCGGCAGGATATCGAGAAGGAAGATGAATTTCCCATTTTCCACGGCCAGCTCGAACGAGCAGGGCTTCCCACTCCATGAAGACTCAAAGTAAGCAACCAAAGTTCGGCTCACCTCCGGGGAAAAGACATCATCAACAAACCGCCCGCCAATTCCCCCTTTACATGATGTCATCCGGGAAACCAATTGCCCGCGGCACAAGGGCAAGACAAATCGATCTCCGGTTTTGACAACCCGGAACGTCATTCCCGGCTGAAGGTCTTGAGACAGGTCATGATTCATGCGTTCTCCTGTTTATCACTGACCGGATTTCTTCCTTCTAAGGACTCTTTCGCCAAAATCGACTGGTAGGCGGGAGGCCTGCCCAACTCCACCTGCAACTGATTGACTTCGTGCTTTAGCTCCAAAATTCGCGTCTCACGTCCCGTCATAAGTCGGTTATGTCGCTCCAGTTCCTTGAGCGTTCCCTTGAGAATAGCTTCCCCTTGCTTATTCTGGGTAATATCCGCAATGATCACCAGGTTACCCATCAGGTTCCCCCACTGTCCATGCAACGGTGCGACATAGAGAAGTCCCTCTCGACGTTCGCCTGTACTGGTCAACAACTCCAGTTCGCAAGGAGCCACGTCTTTGCTTTCTTTGATCAATCGCATTTGCTCATTCACGCGCAACCGGCTCTCCTGAATAAAACATGGCCAATCCGAGATCGCCTGACCCACCAGAGCCTCGGCAGGGAACCCGACCATCGACAAGGCGCGGCGATTCAGTTCAACCAGCCGGTCGTTGCCATCCAACACCATGATCGCCTCAGGCGAATGCTCAAATACTCGCCGATATCGCTCCTCGCTTTCATATTTCTGAGATTCCATGGACTTCCGTTCATCTTTCGCAATGAGCAACGCCAGCATATCCACGATTGCCAGAATGAGTTGAATCTCTTCATTCGTCCAGCTTCGGATGGTTTCGGCATGTTCAACACACAGCATGCCTTGAATTTTCCCGCCTCTCGAAACAGGTGCATGGAGCAAAGAAATAATACGCTTGTCGTTGAGCAAATCCTCCGCCAGGCCATGAGTCCGCTCATCGACACGAATGTCAGGAATACTGAGAAACGGCTTGTCTTTCAGCGCCTGGTAATATCCGGGATATCGGCTGACGAGCAACGCCGCCCCGCACTCATGGATATTCCGTGATTTGGAATAGGATTCTTCGCAGATAAATGCCGAGCGATCCTCGATATATTTCCAGACGCTGACAGATTCCACATCCAGGGAAGACGCAAGAGTCTGCGCTACATGCTCCAATGCAGCAGGAAAAGAGGCGAAATCCTGCCGGGACAACTCCAGGACAACCGCCTGATTGAGTTCAAATTGACGTGTTCTATCCCACCAGTTTTGCCGAAACTGGAAAAAACCAATCAAAATAACCGACAACATTGCAATCTGCTGAATGATCCCAAAACGAGCCTCAGCTGTTCGACGTTCGATGTCGGCAGCCGACACATCTAGCCCGAGTGCAAGCTTGACACGCTCAGGGCCGTCTTTGTTCAATACCACGGCAATCAGGGCGGAGACCCAGGTCCCCCAACGATCCGTGTAGGGTTTTGATACATACGGGACTCCTGATTGAAAAAACGACCGATCCTCCTCGTCAATCTGATCAGCATAGACCGTTCCAGGAACAATGTTCCAGCCCTCCTTGGAGTCAGTCGATGAGGACACATAGTTGATGCTTTTGCCCTCTTTGGGGCCATACAGATAAATATTGCGCACATCCGAACTTGACGTCCGAATTCGAGTAAATATATCTCGCAGGTGGCTGTATTCCGGTGACTTTAAATCGTCCAATGTGCCTGAAAAATGTCTCAAGGGCTCCACGTCCAAAGCAGCGGTAACAAGCATGGCTCGAACCATCAGTTCAGCTCCATATTCTTTCCGGGCTTGTTCTCCTGCCTGTTGGGTTACTACCCAGCCCCCGCAAGCCAATGACACCATGATACACGCCATCTGAAGCCCGAACCAGGACTTGCGCCTGACAAAAACACCCGACGCCGTGTTTCGCGAAGCATACTGGTAGGCTTGCCACAACGAGGCTGCCAATAACAACGGCACAATAATGTAAACATAGGTTATGGGAAAACCAACAATAGCGGCAAATCGCTCGCGATTGAGAACGGAGGCAGGAAAGAAATCATCTTTCGGGGCACCAAGAAGAAAAACCAAAGCCATCAGGATCATACTAGTAGTTGCCAGCCCCAATGCACTTTTTGAAACTCGGGCAAAACGGGTTGCCTGCCACATCCGCCGGGCACAATAAATTGCGATCGCTGCCAGAAAAAGGAATATCGCCAATTCGTATTCTTGCACCCCGCCTACTTCAATCACAACGACAAGGAAAACGAGGGGCAGCATGTTCAGGCTTATACGAAGCCAAGGCTTCGAAACCCAGCGAGGCAAAAGTTCCGTCATGGAAAATAAAAGCAGGCATGTTACAGCCCCCGCGAATAAGATGGAATGCACCGCATTCAGGATCGGTAACGCCCCGAGGTTAGTCGCGGCACATTCAATCCACTGACAGCCACCAAACATGACCCCAAACCACCCCAGGCTCGCCCACGATAAGAGCGGGGTAGGGATTCGTCGGAGGCAAAAACAGACTGAAGACAGCACGAAAAAGGCCAAACCCGTGAGGAAATGGATATAATCTGATTGCAAGTCAAAAAATGATGAAATCATAATATATTATCCACTTAACCAGAATTTATAGAGACTCCTCTTGCCCGCAGCAGATGCTCGATCCGTCCCCACATACCTACGACCTCTTCACAATACAAACGGTCATCGGGGTATGGAAGATTAATCACGACATCTGCATACTGCCGGGTCGGCAAAATATGACGTTGATACATAGGTTCAACCTGATATTCAAATTGGCGGACAATATCCTCAACACTCCGTCCTCGCTCCACCGTATCGCGCGCGATTCGTCGACGGAGACGTTCCGCGACTGGCACCTCCACAAAAAAGCGCAGGTCTAAAGACTCGCGTAATGCGGCGTTACAATACAAAAAAAGGCCTTCCACAATCAACACTGGCATCGGAGTCAACGGCTCTGTTTGCACTTTACGACAATGCGTCAAAAAATCATAACAGGGCACATGGATCTCCTGTCCACGTTTCACCGCATCTATATGTTGCGCTAATAAATCGAGGTCTAATGCGGCTGGCTCGTCAAAATTATAGGCTTCCGCCGGTATTCCCCGTGGCACCTCCAGATAGTAATGATCT encodes the following:
- a CDS encoding Hpt domain-containing protein, whose protein sequence is MKTFEGMIPGLADRCHVFLVDTSELDDELVLLFRDHINNLVLSIHTAVTGRSEPDVRRAAHSLLGMGGTMGVPALSVVAEELSAGIKRGDYSRCFELSEGLRNWVAAWSEEGISES
- a CDS encoding SpoIIE family protein phosphatase is translated as MNTNLKDSKPVGAMPIPQLSGACAIEGIGLEGHVLVIDDELPNREYLRKLLVGRGCKVTLAESGEQGLSLARDSVPELILVDVMMPGISGYDVSHSLKEDPRTQDIPVIMVTALANIADIEKGFDAGAFDYIRKPFNPRELIARVRNALDLKRSHDALKRWKEKMSRELRVAGSLQQKLLSTTPLITLDCEIRMAYHPSMAIGGDVFDAIKLPSGRVCVYVGDVSGHGVGAAMVASLLKVIITEVLLGYGDQGLAMVHRKIEERFRRNVTNQEIYASLFLALYDPDTRVWKCMNCGHPEPLVWHGQAFAEARPLSGDGTFPIGFELDDCVGADAASLGEMTVSATPGTSLLIYTDGLSEAYRGQRDDACGVVGVKSGLIRAIKAGCVNPPEGLMERLIQDGYHLDKDDCTAIFINCLDPAQVLFESSVLPTKRAIAQLAEISEQRLLEAGWTDLAAGAVRLLVMEYGVNVVEHGRVPEGGAIIFQLRLYDSFCRVFFLDSGREWDMDGWLARTDVASSRSERGRGREIIMAIARRKDLFRRYHENFGVFEVAKDIHPE
- a CDS encoding response regulator; this encodes MNHDLSQDLQPGMTFRVVKTGDRFVLPLCRGQLVSRMTSCKGGIGGRFVDDVFSPEVSRTLVAYFESSWSGKPCSFELAVENGKFIFLLDILPRIRNGVVIELIGSAVDITERKKKDVDAAESERQLKFLLDNIQVGVMVIDEETHVICDANPAALRMMGASREEVIDRRCQQFVCPAERGKCPISDFHQKIDNSERQLVRRDGSLLPILKTVGPIIHRGRACLLESFVDISDRKNNELILKRANEDLSRRTRELEHNHVQMLSVMEDLEASRQRLEASHGELQKAIERSNQLAVAAEAANKAKGEFLANISHEIRTPMNAVIGLTGLLAQTPLTEEQADYVRTIGTSGEALLSLINEILDFSKIEAGKFKIIQDDFDLMDLIEGSLDVLAEAAAAKHVEMVSHVEMDVPMMLRGDAGRLRQVMINLLSNAVKFTERGEVVARVRLERQEDDRFWLHFEVQDTGIGMSTKAQERLFEVFWQEDGSASRKYGGTGLGLAISRRLIELMDGHIGVQSEVGKGSLFWFQLPLLRSHASSPRVRSDPAGLENLCCVVIDDNATSRLILDKILRSWGMTCDCFATVEEGLRAIRGKASAGIPYAFLLSDMAMPELTGLDLVRSIKGDPALASLPVVVLTSMGLSPETDAVRDLPGVRVMLKPVKQSLLLDSIMVVLDAEGKSQMPAISDRPVAGSPEPVEQTARILLAEDNLVNQKVALKQLHKLGYTRTDAVCNGREALEAAGRQDYDIILMDCQMPVIDGFEATGRIRELEQQRGRSGRRVTIIAMTANALDGDREKCLEAGMDDYISKPVRVEVLKQALESWKSGINSLKGRGL